The following coding sequences are from one Tolumonas lignilytica window:
- a CDS encoding GNAT family N-acetyltransferase, translating into MSMMPPLSTPRLDLHPIVLQDMSWISAIISHPLFANASLSCQMPSSETQLLRWILTQQKQHHSGQGCCYALRDRQTEKPIGMITLQPQKNNECELSYWLHPDHWRQGIMTEALIKVLKHWQIQHPQQPIRARVHPANIASISLLVRVGMKKVETEITTAMQLHLYEYMLMPH; encoded by the coding sequence ATGTCAATGATGCCACCGTTATCCACTCCCCGGCTCGATTTGCATCCGATTGTGTTGCAAGACATGAGCTGGATCAGTGCCATTATCAGTCACCCCTTATTTGCCAACGCCAGCCTTAGCTGTCAGATGCCGAGCTCTGAAACACAACTATTGCGCTGGATACTCACACAACAAAAACAACATCACTCTGGTCAGGGCTGTTGTTATGCGCTGCGTGACAGACAAACTGAAAAACCGATAGGAATGATCACCTTACAACCTCAAAAAAACAATGAGTGTGAACTGAGCTATTGGCTGCACCCGGATCACTGGCGACAAGGGATCATGACAGAAGCGCTCATTAAAGTGCTCAAGCATTGGCAAATACAGCACCCACAGCAACCGATCAGGGCCCGTGTTCATCCGGCGAATATCGCCTCTATTTCATTATTGGTGCGGGTTGGGATGAAGAAGGTTGAAACAGAGATAACAACGGCAATGCAACTGCATTTATATGAGTACATGCTGATGCCACACTAG
- a CDS encoding SlyX family protein, whose translation MLQQINELNARIEQLESRQAFQDDTIEQLNQALALQQQDLDKLRHQMGLIINRMKEMVVSQIASQSEETPPPHY comes from the coding sequence ATGTTACAGCAGATAAACGAACTAAATGCCCGTATCGAACAACTGGAAAGTCGTCAGGCATTTCAAGATGATACTATCGAACAATTGAATCAGGCGCTGGCTTTGCAGCAGCAGGATCTGGATAAATTACGTCATCAAATGGGTTTAATCATTAACCGCATGAAAGAAATGGTGGTGAGCCAGATTGCAAGTCAGAGCGAAGAAACCCCGCCCCCTCATTACTAA
- the glnS gene encoding glutamine--tRNA ligase — MTQMEHRPTNFIRQIIDEDLASGKHTSIATRFPPEPNGYLHIGHAKSICLNFGIANDYQGTCNLRFDDTNPAKEEVEYVESIQRDVQWLGFQWNGEVRYSSDYFDQLHAYAVELINKGLAYVDELSPEQIREYRGTLTQPGKNSPFRDRSVEENLTLFEKMKNGGFKEGEACLRAKIDMASSFMVMRDPVIYRIKFAEHHQTGNKWCIYPMYDFTHCISDALEGITHSICTLEFQDNRRLYDWVLDNITIPCHPRQYEFSRLNLEYAIMSKRKLNLLVTEGIVEGWDDPRMPTVSGLRRRGYTPEAIREFCHRIGVTKQDNTVEMSALESCIREDLNERAPRAMAVLDPLRVVLENMPEGHFEEISIINHPNKPEMGSRLVPFSREIFIDRADFREEANKQYKRLVMGKEVRLRHAYIIKAERVEKDAEGNIITLYCSVDCDTLGKDPADGRKVKGVIHWVSAAHALDAEVRMYDRLFAVANPGAAEDFLSTINPQSLRIVEHAKLEPSLQNAQPEFAYQFEREGYFCADSKLSSSDKLVFNLTVALRDTWVG; from the coding sequence ATGACTCAAATGGAGCATCGACCAACCAATTTTATCCGTCAGATCATTGATGAAGATCTGGCCAGTGGTAAACATACGTCTATTGCCACTCGTTTTCCGCCTGAACCCAATGGTTATTTACATATTGGTCACGCAAAATCTATCTGCCTGAACTTTGGTATTGCAAACGACTATCAGGGAACCTGTAACCTGCGTTTTGACGACACCAACCCGGCAAAGGAAGAAGTGGAATATGTCGAATCTATCCAACGCGATGTGCAATGGTTAGGTTTTCAATGGAATGGTGAAGTTCGTTACTCCTCGGATTATTTTGACCAATTGCACGCATACGCCGTTGAATTGATCAATAAAGGTCTGGCTTATGTGGATGAACTGAGCCCGGAGCAGATCCGTGAATACCGTGGCACATTAACCCAGCCAGGCAAAAACAGCCCATTCCGTGATCGTTCAGTGGAAGAGAACCTGACACTGTTTGAAAAAATGAAAAACGGTGGCTTCAAAGAAGGTGAAGCCTGTCTGCGTGCAAAAATCGACATGGCTTCTTCTTTCATGGTGATGCGAGATCCGGTTATTTATCGTATCAAGTTTGCAGAACATCATCAGACTGGTAACAAGTGGTGCATCTATCCGATGTATGACTTTACCCATTGCATCTCTGACGCATTAGAAGGTATTACGCATTCTATCTGTACGCTGGAATTCCAGGATAACCGCCGCTTGTATGACTGGGTACTGGATAACATCACGATCCCTTGCCACCCGCGTCAATACGAATTTAGCCGTCTGAATCTTGAATATGCCATCATGTCCAAGCGTAAGCTGAATTTGCTGGTGACAGAAGGCATCGTTGAGGGATGGGATGACCCTCGTATGCCGACCGTTTCTGGTTTGCGTCGCCGCGGTTATACGCCAGAAGCCATTCGCGAATTCTGCCATCGTATCGGTGTGACCAAGCAAGACAACACGGTGGAGATGAGTGCGCTGGAATCTTGTATTCGTGAAGATCTGAATGAACGTGCCCCACGTGCTATGGCGGTATTAGATCCGCTGCGTGTGGTGCTGGAAAATATGCCGGAAGGTCATTTCGAAGAAATTTCCATTATCAATCATCCGAACAAACCAGAAATGGGTTCACGTCTGGTACCGTTCAGCCGTGAAATTTTCATCGATCGTGCTGATTTTCGTGAAGAGGCCAACAAGCAATATAAACGTCTGGTGATGGGCAAAGAGGTGCGTCTGCGCCATGCCTATATCATCAAGGCGGAGCGTGTGGAAAAAGATGCCGAAGGCAACATTATCACGCTGTATTGTTCTGTTGACTGCGATACGCTCGGTAAAGACCCCGCGGATGGTCGCAAGGTCAAAGGCGTGATTCACTGGGTTTCAGCAGCACATGCACTGGATGCGGAAGTTCGGATGTATGACCGTCTCTTTGCGGTTGCCAATCCGGGTGCCGCTGAAGACTTCCTCAGCACTATCAATCCGCAATCACTGCGTATTGTGGAACATGCGAAGCTGGAACCATCGTTGCAAAATGCACAACCGGAATTTGCCTATCAGTTTGAACGAGAAGGTTATTTCTGTGCTGACAGCAAATTGTCTTCATCAGACAAGCTGGTGTTCAATCTGACTGTTGCCTTACGTGATACCTGGGTGGGTTAA
- the fkpA gene encoding FKBP-type peptidyl-prolyl cis-trans isomerase translates to MKKMIKMSLLAVAVTVSLTACQKDEPKAPVADKVELKTFEQQSAYAIGLSMGRYINSTLSRQQDLGIKLDNEMIMNGVKDGLAKKAQMSDADIEKALKTYDQKINEAATKKAEADAKSSLENGKKYLEENAKKPGVTVTKSGLQYEVLKMGTGEKPKATDEVRVHYVGTLINGTKFDSSYDRKEPAEFPLDRVIPGWTEGVQLMPVGSKFKFTLPPSLAYGEQGAGSIPPNSVLVFEVELLDIVKDKAKPAAEAAPAEAKK, encoded by the coding sequence ATGAAAAAAATGATCAAGATGTCTTTGTTGGCGGTTGCAGTGACAGTGTCTCTGACTGCATGTCAGAAAGATGAACCCAAAGCACCTGTCGCCGATAAAGTTGAGCTGAAAACTTTTGAACAGCAATCAGCTTATGCGATTGGTCTGTCTATGGGTCGTTACATCAATTCGACACTTTCTCGTCAGCAAGATCTGGGTATCAAGCTGGATAATGAAATGATCATGAACGGTGTGAAAGATGGTCTGGCTAAAAAAGCGCAAATGAGCGATGCAGACATTGAAAAAGCACTGAAAACTTATGACCAGAAAATTAACGAAGCTGCTACCAAAAAAGCAGAAGCTGATGCGAAATCCAGCTTAGAAAATGGCAAGAAATATTTGGAAGAAAACGCTAAAAAACCAGGCGTGACTGTGACCAAATCAGGTCTGCAATATGAAGTCCTGAAAATGGGTACTGGTGAAAAACCAAAAGCAACAGATGAAGTTCGTGTTCACTATGTTGGTACTCTGATTAACGGCACCAAATTCGATAGCTCTTATGATCGTAAAGAGCCTGCTGAATTCCCTCTGGATCGAGTTATTCCAGGTTGGACTGAAGGTGTTCAATTAATGCCTGTTGGTTCTAAATTCAAATTTACTCTGCCACCTTCACTGGCTTACGGTGAACAAGGTGCAGGTTCTATTCCGCCAAATTCTGTTCTGGTTTTTGAAGTGGAATTACTGGATATCGTGAAAGATAAAGCGAAGCCAGCCGCAGAAGCCGCGCCAGCAGAAGCTAAAAAATAA
- the nagE gene encoding N-acetylglucosamine-specific PTS transporter subunit IIBC, giving the protein MNILGYTQKLGKAIMLPIAILPVAAILLRLGQADMLNISFMAQAGGAIFGQLPLLFGIGIAIGLSKDDAGAAGLAGAAGYLVLTEAAKTINADINMSFFGGIVAGIVAGHVYNRFHATNLPAYLAFFGGKRLVPIMTGLICLILAGVSGVVWPVIQHGIDAFGHAVANSGALGEFTYGLLNRALIPVGLHHVVNSIFWFGLGECTKVTYDVAGALHNICLAPDVVKTLSVGGVVPGVDGGVIKEIAAQAARGDLNRFFAGDHTAGVFMTGFFPIMMFGLPAAALAMYLAAPKNRRAQVGGLLLSVALTAFLTGVTEPLEFMFMFLAPVLYAAHAVLTGLSLVVTNYLGVLDGFGFSAGLFDFVINWGLATKPALLLVIGLVFGGIYFTVFYTAIKWFDLKTPGRETDNDDVQIVRGASKDMQALANNYLVALGGEENLTQIDACITRLRLSVRDMKQVDDKALKALGASGVVKLNATNLQVVLGPQAEIVAGAMKAAIAG; this is encoded by the coding sequence ATGAACATTTTGGGTTATACGCAAAAACTCGGTAAAGCAATTATGCTGCCGATAGCCATTCTGCCGGTTGCAGCAATTCTGCTGCGTCTCGGTCAGGCGGATATGCTGAATATCTCTTTTATGGCTCAGGCTGGGGGCGCAATTTTTGGTCAATTACCGTTATTATTTGGTATCGGTATCGCAATCGGTTTATCAAAAGATGATGCGGGCGCGGCGGGTTTAGCCGGGGCTGCGGGTTATCTGGTGCTGACTGAAGCAGCCAAGACAATCAACGCAGACATTAACATGTCGTTTTTCGGTGGCATCGTGGCGGGGATTGTAGCCGGGCATGTCTATAACCGTTTCCATGCAACCAACTTACCTGCATATCTGGCATTCTTTGGTGGTAAACGACTGGTTCCTATCATGACTGGATTGATCTGTCTGATTCTGGCAGGGGTGAGTGGCGTGGTCTGGCCGGTCATTCAGCATGGTATCGATGCTTTTGGTCATGCTGTTGCAAATTCAGGCGCATTGGGTGAGTTTACCTACGGTTTACTGAACCGAGCCCTGATTCCGGTCGGGTTGCATCATGTCGTGAATTCGATCTTCTGGTTTGGTCTGGGTGAATGCACCAAGGTCACGTATGACGTTGCTGGTGCATTACACAATATTTGTCTGGCACCCGATGTTGTCAAAACCTTGTCGGTTGGCGGTGTTGTTCCTGGTGTCGATGGCGGTGTTATCAAAGAAATTGCCGCGCAGGCTGCTCGTGGTGACCTGAATCGCTTCTTTGCGGGGGATCATACAGCGGGTGTATTCATGACTGGTTTCTTCCCAATCATGATGTTCGGTTTGCCTGCTGCTGCGCTGGCTATGTATCTGGCTGCGCCGAAAAATCGCCGTGCTCAGGTTGGTGGTTTGCTATTATCTGTGGCATTAACCGCGTTCCTGACCGGGGTAACTGAACCGCTGGAATTCATGTTCATGTTCCTGGCTCCGGTACTGTATGCAGCACACGCTGTATTGACCGGCTTATCACTGGTGGTGACTAACTATCTGGGCGTACTCGATGGTTTTGGTTTCTCGGCGGGTTTGTTTGACTTTGTGATCAACTGGGGGCTGGCAACTAAACCGGCTTTATTACTGGTGATTGGTTTAGTGTTTGGTGGTATTTACTTCACCGTGTTTTATACCGCTATTAAATGGTTCGACCTGAAAACCCCTGGTCGTGAAACCGATAATGATGATGTTCAAATCGTTAGAGGTGCCTCTAAAGATATGCAGGCGTTAGCCAACAACTATCTGGTGGCTCTGGGTGGTGAAGAAAATCTGACCCAAATTGATGCTTGTATCACACGTCTACGCTTGTCAGTACGGGATATGAAACAGGTTGATGACAAGGCATTAAAAGCTTTGGGTGCCAGTGGCGTCGTGAAATTAAATGCTACTAACCTGCAGGTAGTGCTTGGTCCGCAAGCCGAAATTGTTGCCGGCGCGATGAAAGCGGCCATTGCCGGCTAA
- a CDS encoding CinA family nicotinamide mononucleotide deamidase-related protein: MIIEIITTGDEVLTGFTVDTNASWLSLQLLEHGWQVRRRQTVGDRMDDLTQVLHERSLIADVIIFNGGLGPTSDDKTTDAVAQVAAVPLELNNDWLANMEQKFSHRGRAMPASNRKQAMLPQGATVVDNPIGTACGFKLKINNALCYFTPGVPNEFKKMVNEQIIPDLHTLYPVGSAVVRRYFTFGISESSLSDMLDPLTWPAHIELGYRSSMPIIEMKLISQHADADFDLAEKQLLSVISPYMVASDYLDMPQRLADLLDSSPLEILEGSTCGELLTELAPVIPQLCADYHSHLPEHADELLQHIQHHSRLTLAIGTAKEQRYPIALWDGLHGWAQTLYVRTLDVTLQRRIIAFAAQDMLRRYLLKLPVLGDYQTLQQAESSFRP; this comes from the coding sequence ATGATTATTGAAATAATTACGACCGGAGATGAAGTTTTAACTGGTTTTACTGTTGATACCAACGCCTCATGGTTAAGCCTGCAGCTATTAGAACATGGCTGGCAGGTTCGCCGTCGTCAAACCGTCGGCGACCGGATGGATGACTTAACTCAAGTATTGCATGAGCGCAGTCTCATTGCCGATGTCATTATCTTTAATGGTGGCTTAGGCCCAACCTCCGATGATAAAACAACGGATGCGGTTGCTCAGGTCGCAGCAGTTCCTCTGGAGCTGAACAATGACTGGCTAGCCAATATGGAACAAAAATTCTCCCACCGTGGCCGGGCAATGCCTGCCAGCAATCGGAAACAAGCGATGTTACCGCAGGGGGCAACGGTTGTAGATAATCCGATAGGTACCGCTTGCGGCTTTAAGCTCAAAATCAATAATGCACTTTGCTATTTCACCCCTGGTGTCCCGAACGAGTTCAAAAAAATGGTGAATGAGCAAATCATCCCTGATTTGCACACGCTATACCCTGTCGGTTCAGCGGTGGTTCGCCGTTACTTTACCTTTGGTATTTCTGAGTCATCTCTCAGTGATATGCTTGATCCTCTAACCTGGCCAGCACATATCGAGCTGGGTTATCGCTCTTCTATGCCCATCATTGAAATGAAACTGATCAGTCAACATGCTGATGCTGATTTTGACCTGGCGGAAAAACAGTTACTTTCAGTGATCTCGCCTTATATGGTGGCCTCAGACTATCTGGACATGCCGCAACGTCTGGCTGATTTATTAGACTCGTCACCACTGGAGATTTTAGAGGGGAGCACTTGCGGCGAATTGCTGACGGAATTAGCACCGGTAATTCCGCAATTATGTGCTGATTACCATTCCCATCTGCCGGAACATGCTGATGAGTTATTGCAGCATATTCAACACCACTCCCGGCTCACACTCGCTATTGGTACCGCGAAAGAGCAACGCTATCCGATTGCATTATGGGATGGTTTACACGGTTGGGCGCAAACCTTGTATGTGCGCACGCTGGATGTCACATTACAGCGCCGGATCATTGCCTTTGCTGCACAGGATATGTTGCGGCGCTATCTGCTGAAGTTGCCGGTTTTAGGCGATTATCAGACGTTACAACAAGCGGAATCTTCGTTCCGTCCTTGA
- the metA gene encoding homoserine O-acetyltransferase MetA, with product MPIKIPDQLPAAGVLTEENIFVMTDSRAAHQDIRPLKVLLLNLMPKKIETEIQLMRMLSNSPLQVIVDLLRIDDRESKNTPRIHVETFYQDFDQIKDNKYDGLIITGAPLGLVQFKDVVYWDTLIKIIEWSKKNVTSTLFLCWAAQAALKVLYGLEKQTRDVKLSGVYYHRKLEQQDPLVRGFDDVFLAPHSRYASFDGDFIRANTDLRIFAESDVAGVYLAASEDCRQVFVTGHPEYDAETLHNEYHRDLTAGLDPNIPANYYPNNDPANPPYHSWRSHGHLLFSNWLNYYVYQLTPYDLNTLVQERNEPNWEI from the coding sequence ATGCCAATCAAAATTCCCGACCAATTACCTGCCGCCGGTGTTCTGACAGAAGAAAATATTTTCGTCATGACCGACAGTCGTGCAGCGCATCAGGATATCCGACCACTGAAAGTGCTGTTGTTGAACCTGATGCCAAAAAAAATTGAAACGGAAATTCAATTGATGCGCATGCTTTCCAATTCACCATTGCAGGTGATTGTTGATTTATTACGTATTGATGACCGGGAATCAAAGAATACCCCGCGGATCCATGTTGAAACTTTCTATCAGGATTTTGATCAGATTAAAGACAATAAATATGATGGATTGATCATTACAGGGGCCCCATTAGGGTTGGTACAGTTCAAGGATGTGGTGTATTGGGATACGCTGATCAAGATCATTGAGTGGTCTAAGAAGAATGTAACCTCCACACTGTTTCTTTGTTGGGCGGCACAAGCTGCGCTCAAGGTGTTGTATGGATTGGAAAAACAAACCCGCGATGTAAAATTATCCGGTGTTTATTATCATCGGAAGCTGGAACAACAAGATCCGCTGGTGCGTGGGTTTGATGATGTTTTTCTGGCCCCACATTCCCGTTACGCTTCTTTTGATGGCGATTTCATCCGCGCTAATACAGATTTGCGAATTTTTGCTGAATCCGATGTTGCAGGAGTGTATCTGGCTGCGAGCGAAGACTGCCGGCAGGTGTTTGTCACCGGGCATCCGGAATACGATGCGGAAACATTGCATAACGAATATCACCGAGATCTGACGGCGGGGCTCGACCCGAACATTCCGGCCAATTATTATCCCAATAATGATCCGGCTAATCCGCCATACCATAGCTGGCGTAGCCACGGACATCTGTTATTCTCTAACTGGCTCAACTATTACGTTTATCAGTTGACCCCCTATGATTTAAATACACTGGTTCAGGAGCGAAATGAGCCAAACTGGGAAATCTGA
- the nagB gene encoding glucosamine-6-phosphate deaminase, giving the protein MRMLPLKDKTQVGLWSARYIVERIKQFAPTSDRPFVLGLPTGGTPLETYKQLIKLYQQGEVSFANVITFNMDEYVGLHAEHPQSYHRFMFDNFFNHVDIPKENINILDGTATDLLAECAAYEAKIKATGGIKLFFGGVGSDGHIAFNEPASSLSSRTRIKTLTQETLMDNARFFEDDINQVPKMALTVGVGTLLDAEEVLILATGHNKALAVQAGVEGSVNHLWTISALQLHPRSIIVCDEPATMELKVKTLRYFQQLEAPELSKF; this is encoded by the coding sequence ATGCGTATGCTGCCGTTAAAAGATAAAACCCAAGTTGGATTATGGTCTGCCCGTTATATTGTTGAACGCATCAAGCAATTTGCGCCAACAAGTGATCGTCCTTTCGTGTTAGGTTTGCCAACCGGTGGAACACCGCTTGAAACTTACAAGCAGTTAATCAAGCTATACCAGCAAGGTGAAGTTAGCTTTGCCAATGTGATCACGTTCAATATGGATGAATATGTTGGCTTGCATGCCGAACATCCGCAAAGCTATCACCGTTTCATGTTTGATAACTTCTTTAATCATGTCGATATACCGAAAGAAAACATCAACATTCTGGATGGTACCGCCACCGATCTGCTGGCAGAATGTGCGGCCTATGAAGCCAAGATCAAGGCAACAGGCGGTATCAAACTGTTTTTCGGGGGGGTTGGCAGTGATGGACATATCGCTTTTAATGAGCCCGCCTCATCATTAAGCTCTCGCACCCGGATCAAGACGCTGACGCAAGAAACATTGATGGATAATGCCCGCTTCTTTGAAGATGACATAAATCAAGTGCCTAAGATGGCGCTGACCGTTGGTGTCGGTACATTGCTGGATGCGGAAGAAGTGCTGATCCTCGCGACTGGCCACAATAAGGCATTAGCTGTGCAAGCCGGCGTTGAAGGGAGTGTGAATCATTTATGGACCATCTCAGCCCTGCAGTTGCATCCCCGCAGTATTATTGTCTGCGATGAACCCGCAACCATGGAGCTGAAAGTCAAAACACTGCGTTACTTCCAGCAGTTAGAAGCACCTGAATTATCAAAGTTTTAA
- a CDS encoding HD-GYP domain-containing protein — MAELRISVDRLQIGNYIKLPLSWRDHPFLLSSFLLKKEEQIQLIRQLGLKFVFIIPEKSEAPPKPAEILELPQSDIDLNDEISSLQEKMQSEKAERIEKLKEYRRSLQRTEQSFNRSLAQMRALINKLQTRPLNAIREAHELVDDITKQMMQADQMVLHLMSDSPEGESLYYHSLNVAMLSMLLAKQCGKSEEEIKLLGMAAIFHDIGKIKIPSQILRKTEPLTKPEENLYKLHPRYSLALLDLAQEFPTQAKGMILKHHERLDGSGYPEGLKASQLDDLTQLMSVIDEYDSLCHPQMGGKAAATPHTVLSFMFKHKTKQLNKDYIGLLIKHLGIYPPGSVVELSNGQVGLVMSVNSQRLLYPAVQVYDPAVPRNEAAIIDLENMNLSIKRVLLPSRLPQEIFDYLSPRTRISYFFDSSNGANGS, encoded by the coding sequence ATGGCAGAATTACGTATATCCGTCGATCGTTTACAAATCGGAAACTATATTAAGCTGCCTTTAAGTTGGCGTGATCACCCGTTCCTGCTTTCCAGCTTCCTGTTGAAAAAAGAAGAGCAAATTCAATTAATCCGCCAACTCGGTTTAAAATTTGTTTTTATTATTCCTGAAAAATCAGAAGCCCCGCCGAAACCTGCAGAAATTCTTGAATTACCGCAAAGTGATATCGACTTAAATGATGAAATCTCTTCGCTGCAAGAAAAAATGCAGAGCGAAAAAGCAGAGCGAATTGAGAAACTCAAAGAATATCGCCGTAGTCTGCAGCGCACAGAACAATCGTTTAATCGTTCGCTGGCACAAATGCGCGCATTGATCAACAAGCTGCAAACCCGCCCGCTCAATGCTATTCGTGAAGCACATGAGCTGGTAGATGACATCACAAAACAAATGATGCAGGCCGATCAGATGGTACTGCACCTCATGTCTGATTCCCCGGAAGGTGAAAGCCTTTATTACCATTCGCTCAACGTCGCCATGTTGTCGATGTTATTGGCCAAGCAGTGTGGTAAATCGGAAGAAGAGATAAAACTACTGGGAATGGCTGCGATTTTCCATGATATTGGTAAGATCAAGATACCGTCTCAGATCTTGCGAAAAACCGAACCGCTAACCAAGCCAGAAGAAAACCTGTATAAACTGCATCCGCGTTATAGTCTGGCGTTGTTAGATCTGGCACAGGAATTCCCGACGCAGGCCAAAGGCATGATTCTAAAGCATCATGAACGACTTGACGGTTCCGGTTATCCTGAAGGGTTGAAAGCCTCCCAGTTAGATGACCTGACGCAACTGATGTCGGTCATTGATGAATATGACTCCTTGTGTCATCCACAAATGGGCGGCAAAGCGGCAGCAACACCTCATACGGTGTTGTCATTTATGTTCAAACATAAAACCAAACAATTGAATAAAGATTACATTGGCTTGCTGATAAAACACTTGGGGATCTACCCGCCCGGTAGCGTGGTCGAGTTATCCAATGGACAGGTTGGATTAGTCATGTCAGTCAACAGTCAACGTCTGCTCTACCCCGCCGTGCAGGTCTATGATCCTGCAGTTCCGCGTAATGAAGCGGCAATAATTGATTTGGAAAATATGAATCTAAGCATCAAGCGAGTATTATTACCCTCTCGATTGCCGCAGGAAATCTTTGATTATCTCAGTCCGCGAACTCGTATCAGTTACTTCTTCGACTCTTCAAATGGGGCCAATGGTAGCTGA
- the nagA gene encoding N-acetylglucosamine-6-phosphate deacetylase, whose product MYALCNSVLLTGYQRLTDTAVVVAEGKVVALLPQTELPAELPRQDMQGHILCPGFIDLQLNGCGGVMFNDTPDVATLTHMQRTNLRSGTTSFLPTLISDSDQTIEQALTATQAFMQQHQYQVLGMHLEGPYTNPKRRGIHPKEQLRQPSEAMIHYLCSQSPWLKKITLAPELNQAEHIRQLADAGITVSIGHSAATYEQAMAGFDAGIRFATHLYNAMTATENGRIPGIVGAIYDRQDVYTGLVADGFHVHWANVRLAKKVMGERLCLVTDATAAAMPPAGFDKFDFCGAEIFLRNGRCEDANGTLGGSALTMIEGIQLLVEHAGISLDEAVRMATLYPARAIGVDDKLGAIQPGLIANLARFDKNYQIVDTMVGGHWTKDVI is encoded by the coding sequence ATGTACGCGCTTTGTAACAGTGTACTCCTGACTGGTTATCAACGGCTCACGGATACGGCCGTTGTCGTGGCCGAAGGAAAAGTGGTCGCGCTGTTACCACAGACAGAACTTCCGGCTGAGCTGCCACGACAGGATATGCAAGGGCATATCCTCTGCCCTGGTTTCATTGATTTGCAACTGAACGGTTGTGGTGGTGTGATGTTTAATGACACCCCGGACGTCGCCACGTTGACACACATGCAGCGCACCAATCTGCGCTCAGGCACAACCAGTTTTCTGCCTACCTTGATCAGCGACAGTGATCAAACCATTGAACAGGCATTAACCGCGACGCAAGCGTTTATGCAACAACACCAATACCAAGTATTGGGTATGCATCTGGAAGGGCCATATACCAACCCCAAACGCCGTGGTATTCATCCCAAAGAGCAGTTGCGTCAGCCTTCTGAGGCGATGATCCATTATTTATGTTCTCAATCGCCTTGGCTGAAAAAAATCACCCTAGCTCCAGAACTCAATCAGGCCGAGCATATACGCCAATTGGCTGATGCGGGTATCACCGTCAGTATCGGTCACTCGGCTGCCACCTATGAGCAGGCAATGGCAGGATTTGATGCCGGCATTCGCTTTGCTACGCATCTCTACAATGCCATGACCGCCACAGAAAATGGCCGGATACCAGGCATCGTCGGGGCCATTTATGATCGGCAAGACGTCTATACCGGTCTTGTGGCTGATGGTTTTCATGTGCACTGGGCCAATGTCCGTCTGGCTAAAAAAGTCATGGGCGAACGGCTCTGTCTGGTCACCGATGCCACTGCGGCCGCAATGCCTCCTGCCGGTTTTGACAAATTTGATTTCTGCGGTGCCGAGATTTTTCTTCGCAATGGGCGTTGTGAAGATGCCAACGGAACTCTGGGCGGATCAGCGCTGACCATGATCGAAGGCATTCAGCTATTGGTTGAACATGCCGGAATATCGTTAGATGAAGCGGTCAGAATGGCAACGCTCTACCCTGCCCGCGCAATCGGAGTGGATGATAAATTAGGGGCAATACAACCAGGATTGATTGCAAATCTGGCCCGATTTGATAAAAACTATCAAATTGTTGATACCATGGTTGGTGGTCACTGGACAAAGGATGTCATATGA
- a CDS encoding YciI family protein — MFIISLTYKVEIAKIEEYMDAHKAYLQAQYDAGHFIASGRKVPRTGGIILARSESLETLEPILAADPFHLHKLADYEITEFMPTMVSDDFRSLLGV; from the coding sequence ATGTTTATTATTTCCCTGACCTATAAAGTCGAGATCGCCAAGATTGAAGAATATATGGATGCACACAAAGCCTATCTGCAGGCTCAGTATGATGCAGGTCATTTCATCGCCTCTGGACGCAAGGTACCGCGAACAGGGGGGATTATTTTGGCACGTTCTGAAAGTTTGGAAACACTGGAACCTATTTTGGCCGCAGATCCGTTTCATTTGCACAAACTGGCTGATTATGAAATTACAGAGTTTATGCCCACTATGGTGAGTGATGACTTCCGCAGTTTACTTGGGGTCTGA